ATCAAAAGCTCTTTTTTAAGAGCTTCTACGTACCTATCTTTCAATTTATCTTCTTGCCAAACAAAAGATGTAAAATCACAGTATGGACATTTTATATTGCAAAATGGTATGTGTATATAAATTCCTTTTATCATGCTAAGATTAATTCTAAAAATTTTTCTGTAGCCAGTTTATCAAGATGTTCGTTTGCGTTTCCACACTTTGGAGATAATATACAAGACGGACAACCATTTAAACATTTACAGTTTTTAATGTTTTTGTAAGTTGCTTTTAAAATATCTTCCAATCTTTCAAAACCCGCTTCTGCGTAGCCTATCCCGCCTTCGTAGCCATCATAAATAAATATACTTGCTTTTTCTGTCTGTGGATGGTAGTTTGTAGACAATCCGCCAATATCCCATCTGTCATTCATGGCAAAGATGGAATAAATACCAATCATTCCATGCTCAGCTCCATGTAAAGCACCTATGAAAATATTTTTCTCGTTCAGTAATCTTTCAGCTTCTGTCGTCAAAATCTCAATCTCTGTTTTGGATAGGTTTTTTAAATAATTTTTTATAAAATTAGAATCATTCTCTTTTAAAATTTCTCCAAGTTTTTTGTATGGAGTTTTACTATTTGAAACTATGTTTAAAACCATCTCATAGACTGGTTTTTCAAGCTTTCTTTCAAGCAAAGATAAAACTGTTTTCTGACTGTTTTCTAATGTATTCTTTTTTATCAAACTTTCATAATAATCCGGAATGGTAAACCATACTGCTTTTGTAGCAAAATTTCTTTCTAAAATTTTTTCATCATCAAACATAACATTGTTGATTCTTTTATTAGATTCTATCTCTATTTTTGAGTATCCTATTATCATAGACCTAACATTAACGCTTCCATAAAAGATCTCTATATCTTTAAATTTTCTTGATTTTTCGATGCTTTGTATTTCTGTCTCTGAAGACAGCACCGGTTGTGTAAAGTAATTTAAATCTGCTTCTTCAACATACACCACCTTATCATCATTATCTACGCTAACAACTTTATAAGTTTCTCCGGAATGAATATAAACTGCGTTTGGAAAAGCTTCATAAAATACATACTCTTGATTAAGATTTCCAATAGAACGATTGGTCTTTATGTCTACTATATCATAACTATCTCCTGCAGACCTGATGCTAAAAGAGATTTTTTTTCTTGATTTGATTTTATCTTTATCAATATAAAGAATTTTATCTTCTAAAAGCTCTTTTACCGCTTCTTTTTCTGATGGCTCTATATCCCGAATATGAATAGGAAGTTCTTTAGCTGATAATATTAGATGTTTTTTAAGAATGTATTTATTTTCAGGATTGATGATTGGCTCTTCTACGTTTCTGTTGAAAATATCTTCAGGATTTTTAAGATAATATTGGTCTAAGGCATCTTGTTTTGTGATTAGGTAGTTGTATGCTGTTTGGCCTCTTCTGCCGGCTCTTCCAAAGCGTTGCCACATAGCAGCCAGCGTCCCAGGAAAACCTTTTAAAACAACGCACTGAATCTCTCCAATATCTATACCCATTTCTAACGCACTTGTAGAAAGTACAACTGTTATATCTCCATTAGCTAAGCCTTTTTCTATTTCTCTCCTTTCTTCCTGTCTGTATCCAGACCTGTAAGGTTTTACTTTATTTATAAGTTGAAAAAGCTTTCTTTTTATAAGCTCTTTTCTTATGTTTAGATAAATAACTTCTATATCTTTTCTGCTGTCTATAAAAACTATCGTTGATGTTCCTGTTTTTAGAAATTCTATTATAATCTCTATAAGTTGATAGTTAGAAGCTGGCTCTGCGATGTATATTAATTTTTTTGGAGATGGTGCTCCAGATTTTGATATTTCTATAAAATTTTTCTTTCCTGTAAGTTTTTCTGCAAAAAGGCTTGGGTTTCTAATGGTTGCAGAGTTGCAGATGTATAAAGGCTCTTTACCTGTGTAAAAATTAGCTAATCTGTTTAATCTTCTAAAAATGTTTGCAACATGAGACCCAAGCACTCCTCTGTAGGCGTGAATTTCGTCAACAACGACAAACTCTAAATTTGTAAAAAATTTATCCCAGCTCCAATGATTTGGCAAAATTCCCTGATTTAACATATCCGGAGTTGTGATTAAAAAGTTTGGCGGGTTTGACCTAATTCTTGCTCTTTCAGTATTTGAAGTGTCTCCATAGTATGTTTCAACAGTTGCTTTGATTTTTGTCATTTTTATAAGGTTTTCTATTTTTTCTTTTTGGTCTCTTGCAAGGGCAACAAGGGGAAAAATTAAAATGGCCGTTGTGTCCGGGTTTTGGTCTATTTTTTCTAAGATTGATAAAGTATAGATTAAAGATTTTCCTGAAGCTGTAGGTGTAGTAACGATTATGTCATTTCCTTTTAGTATCTGCTCTAAAGCTTCGGCTTGATGGCTGTAAAGTTTTATGCTGTTTTCTTTTATAAGGTTGTTGATTTTTTGAGAATTAAATTCAAATTCTTTGTATTCTGGTTTTGTAGCCGGTATTAATCTCTCATAGACTTTTTTCATTTTTCTACTGTCTCATGGTTTTCTTGTTTAGTTTAAAAAAGAATATTATAACAGATGGTTTGGATGAAAAATTAGAAAGTTTTTAATACTTGAATGAAGTTAAGGCTCTTTTTTATGTCTATTTAAAGAAAGATAAAAATGAGATCATTTACTTCGCTGTTGAATGACAAGGAAAATAAAAATTTGTCATTTCTGAAGCTGTGCAAAGAATCTCTCACTTTTACCCAATTTCTCACCCTGATGCAATGTATTTTATTGTATAATTATTTTGATGGATTTAAATTAATGGAATACCACTTGAAGTATATCAAATGTTTGAAAAAGTACTTGGAAAAGAAGATGCTCAAAAAACCGTTGAAATACCACAAAAATCTATTAATGAATCCTTAGAGTCTTCTGAAGAAAAATTGAAAACCTCTATTTCAGATAACCTTAAAAAAGAACTTGCTTCTAAGTATGATGTTGAATTGCTAAGACAAGAAATGAAAACGTTAGAAGTAGAATTTAAGAAAGAGATTGATGTTGTTAGGAAAGAAATTGAAATAACAAGACTGGAATTCAAGAAAGATTTAAGAATTGCGGTCATCATTTTGATTGCTATTATTGTAATTTTGAATCAAAACTCTTTAGAGCTTTTAGCTAAATTGTTCGGTATCGTTAAATAATATAGCTTCTTTTTAACTGAGGGTGCTGAAATTTTTTTAAGATGTGGAATGAGTATGTAAATATAATTTTACCTTTCCTCGCCATTTTGAAGACTTTAGTCCTACGGGTCTCTCTTTTATTGTTATTCGAAAGCAAGATAAGAACAAAAATGAGATTCTTCGCTTATGCTTAGATTGACAACAATAATCTCTTTGTTAAAAACTTTTTAGAACAGTCTCAATGAATATGTGGATATAATTTTACTTTTGCCGGTCAAATTTGAGGACTTTAGTCAGATGGATTACTTCTTTTAATCATCTCCTTTATCTACTTAATCAATCTTTTTAATTTTGGGTCTAAAGCATCCCTTAAAGCATCACCTAAAAGATTAAAAGCAAGTACTGTTAGAAATATAGCAACCCCAGGGGCAAGTATCCATGGATACTGAGATATGGCTGTTATGCTTCTTGCTGATGCAAGCATATTCCCCCAGCTTGCGTAAGGCTCCTGAATTCCAAGACCAAGCAAGCTCAGCGCACTCTCTCCAAGAATATAACCCGGAATAGCTAAGGTTGCGGCAATCAAAAGATATGAGTAAGTATTTGGTAAAATATGTTTTATTATAATTCTAAAAGATGAAGCACCATAGCTTTTTGCCGCTAAGACAAAATCCTGCTCTCTAATAGATAAAACCATTCCTCTAATTACCCTTGCAAGTCCAGCCCAGCCAATAAAAGAAAGTATAACAACTATCAGAAGAAAAACCTCCACAGAAGACAATGTGATTGGAAATACAGCCCTTAGCGTTAGCATAAGATAAAAGCCCGGAAATGACATTACAATTTCTGAGATTCTCATCAGAATATTGTCAACTCTTCCGCCAAAGTATCCAGCAATCCCGCCCACTATCGCACCTATTAAAAATGAAAGAAAAACTCCAATAAGTCCAATAGATAATGAAATCCTTGATGCATAAAGCATTCTTGAAAATATGTCTCTGCCAAGATTATCAGCACCAAGCAAAAAAATCTTTCCTTCTTTTACTCCAAAAAGATGTAAGTCTGTTTTAATAAACCCAAGAAGGTAATGAGTATGTCCATGGGTAAAAAAGTATATAGGATGCTTAACATCATAGTTAATTTTATAGCTTTTTGAAATTGGGTCTATCAATTCGTATTTATAAACAAAAGGTCTAAGATGAAAGTTTCCTTTTTCGTCAAAAAAATGTATCTGGGTAGGTGGGTGATAAGGTGTATCTCTATGCTGAATGTCGTAAGGATAAGGGGCTATAAAGTCGGCAAAGATTGCTAAAAAGTAAAAAATCCCAATCAGATAAAGGGATAAATAAGCTAATTTATTTTTCTTTATATACTTAAGCAGCTCCATTACTTTAAGATTCCTTCAACTTCTCTCATTCTAATTCTTGGGTCAAGCTTTGCAAGGAGAATGTCGGCTATTAAGTTTCCAATAATAAGCATAATTGCGCCGATGTATAAACCACCCATCACAAGGTATAAATCCTGTGATAATACAGCGTCAAGCATTAACATTCCCATTCCAGGCCAGTTTACGATTATTTCTATCAATGCAGCACCGGAAAGCAATGAAGCAATTTCAAATCCAAGTATAGTTATAAAAGGATTTAAAGCATTTCTCAAAGCATGTTTTAAAATTATATCCTTTTCTTTTAGTCCCTTTGACCTTGCAAACATTACATACTCAGATTGAAGAGATTCTACCATAGCACTTCTTACTAGTCTAACAAGACCGGCTAAAGATGTTATAGCTAAAACAAAAGCCGGTAGGCTCACATGCCATAGCCTATCTAAGATTTTTTCAAACAAGCTCATTTGGTCGTAATTTGGGCTAACTGCTCCACCGGTTGGCAGAACTCCTGTTTTAACTGAGAAGAATAATAAAATAAAAGCCAAAAAGAAGCCGGGTAGAGACATAAACGTAAAAGAAAAAACTTGAACTACTTTATCAATGATGCTATTTTGTTTAACCGCTGCCAAAACTCCAAGTGGAACTGCCAAAAGCCATGCTAAAACGCCGGAAGTGATGGATAGAAATAGGGTGTTTCCTATCCTATCTTTGATTAAGTCTAAAACCGACATGTTGTAGCTAAAAGAGTATCCAAGGTCAAATTTGATGGCATTTATAAGCCATTTAAAGT
This is a stretch of genomic DNA from Sulfurihydrogenibium sp. YO3AOP1. It encodes these proteins:
- a CDS encoding ABC transporter permease gives rise to the protein MELLKYIKKNKLAYLSLYLIGIFYFLAIFADFIAPYPYDIQHRDTPYHPPTQIHFFDEKGNFHLRPFVYKYELIDPISKSYKINYDVKHPIYFFTHGHTHYLLGFIKTDLHLFGVKEGKIFLLGADNLGRDIFSRMLYASRISLSIGLIGVFLSFLIGAIVGGIAGYFGGRVDNILMRISEIVMSFPGFYLMLTLRAVFPITLSSVEVFLLIVVILSFIGWAGLARVIRGMVLSIREQDFVLAAKSYGASSFRIIIKHILPNTYSYLLIAATLAIPGYILGESALSLLGLGIQEPYASWGNMLASARSITAISQYPWILAPGVAIFLTVLAFNLLGDALRDALDPKLKRLIK
- a CDS encoding DEAD/DEAH box helicase; translated protein: MKKVYERLIPATKPEYKEFEFNSQKINNLIKENSIKLYSHQAEALEQILKGNDIIVTTPTASGKSLIYTLSILEKIDQNPDTTAILIFPLVALARDQKEKIENLIKMTKIKATVETYYGDTSNTERARIRSNPPNFLITTPDMLNQGILPNHWSWDKFFTNLEFVVVDEIHAYRGVLGSHVANIFRRLNRLANFYTGKEPLYICNSATIRNPSLFAEKLTGKKNFIEISKSGAPSPKKLIYIAEPASNYQLIEIIIEFLKTGTSTIVFIDSRKDIEVIYLNIRKELIKRKLFQLINKVKPYRSGYRQEERREIEKGLANGDITVVLSTSALEMGIDIGEIQCVVLKGFPGTLAAMWQRFGRAGRRGQTAYNYLITKQDALDQYYLKNPEDIFNRNVEEPIINPENKYILKKHLILSAKELPIHIRDIEPSEKEAVKELLEDKILYIDKDKIKSRKKISFSIRSAGDSYDIVDIKTNRSIGNLNQEYVFYEAFPNAVYIHSGETYKVVSVDNDDKVVYVEEADLNYFTQPVLSSETEIQSIEKSRKFKDIEIFYGSVNVRSMIIGYSKIEIESNKRINNVMFDDEKILERNFATKAVWFTIPDYYESLIKKNTLENSQKTVLSLLERKLEKPVYEMVLNIVSNSKTPYKKLGEILKENDSNFIKNYLKNLSKTEIEILTTEAERLLNEKNIFIGALHGAEHGMIGIYSIFAMNDRWDIGGLSTNYHPQTEKASIFIYDGYEGGIGYAEAGFERLEDILKATYKNIKNCKCLNGCPSCILSPKCGNANEHLDKLATEKFLELILA
- a CDS encoding ABC transporter permease yields the protein MFLYIIKRLYQMIPILLGITFLSFLIIQMAPGDYLDQLKMNPQISEKTLKQLEETYGLNQPILVQYFKWLINAIKFDLGYSFSYNMSVLDLIKDRIGNTLFLSITSGVLAWLLAVPLGVLAAVKQNSIIDKVVQVFSFTFMSLPGFFLAFILLFFSVKTGVLPTGGAVSPNYDQMSLFEKILDRLWHVSLPAFVLAITSLAGLVRLVRSAMVESLQSEYVMFARSKGLKEKDIILKHALRNALNPFITILGFEIASLLSGAALIEIIVNWPGMGMLMLDAVLSQDLYLVMGGLYIGAIMLIIGNLIADILLAKLDPRIRMREVEGILK